From Sphingobacterium bambusae:
TGGCTCAGGTATGTCGAAGTTATTGCAGTCCTGTGCCTACCCCGATGGAGGGGTGGTGTTTGCCTATCCCGTGCAGGATCCTGAGCGCTATGGGGTGGTCGAGTTTGATGCATCTAAAAATGTGGTATCCATCGAGGAGAAGCCTAAAGAGCCGAAGTCTAATTATGCCGTTCCGGGTATCTATTTCTACGACAATGAGGTGGTGCAGATTGCGAAGGCTATCAAACCCTCACCGCGTGGCGAACTGGAAATTACAGATATCAACAAAGAATATTTAAAACGTGGAAAACTGAAGGTAGGTGTATTCGATCGTGGAACAGCTTGGTTGGATACCGGGACTATAGCTTCTTTGATGCAGGCCGGGCAGTTTATTCAGGTTATCGAAGAGCGCCAAGGCATGAAAATTGGCGCGATTGAAGAAGTGGCTTATCGGATGGGCTACATCGATAAAAGCCAGCTGCTGTCACTCGCTGGGCCATTGATTAAGTCGGGTTACGGGCTTTACCTCAATCGCTTGGTTGAGGGCGCCTAGTAGAAACATCGCTTGAGGCTTAAGGTTTAGCCTTATTAAACCGATTCGAATAATTTTTTAAATACAAATAATAGTGAAGGTTTTTT
This genomic window contains:
- the rfbA gene encoding glucose-1-phosphate thymidylyltransferase RfbA; this translates as MKGIILAGGSGTRLHPLTLAVSKQLMPVYDKPMIYYPLSTLMLAGIKEVLIISTPQDLPNFQKLLGDGSHLGCRFSYKEQPSPDGLAQAFILGEEFIGDDKVALILGDNIFYGSGMSKLLQSCAYPDGGVVFAYPVQDPERYGVVEFDASKNVVSIEEKPKEPKSNYAVPGIYFYDNEVVQIAKAIKPSPRGELEITDINKEYLKRGKLKVGVFDRGTAWLDTGTIASLMQAGQFIQVIEERQGMKIGAIEEVAYRMGYIDKSQLLSLAGPLIKSGYGLYLNRLVEGA